The DNA window TACGGTAGCAGTTGCCGAAGCATTCGGATGAATGAAATCATACAGCTCAGAAACTTTTCTGTCTTTATCCGCAATAATGGGAAATTCTACATTTGTATCCTGAGTTTCATTAATATCTTTAATCCAGCTCTGGTGGTCTTCTACTGCATCAACACTAAGGGCAATAACTTTTGTGCCCCTTTGGTCAAATTCTGACTTCAATTTTGAAGTATATCCCAATTCTGTAGTGCAAACCGGGGTATAATCTGCAGGATGTGAAAATAAAATTCCCCACGAATCTCCCAGATAATTATAGAAATTGATGTCACCTAAAGATGACTCTGCCTGAAAGTTGGGTGCTGTATCTCCTAATTTAATTGACATAATATTTCGTTCTTATAGTCTACAAATTTAGTAGACTTTTTGGAACTGGCAAATTTTTTGTTAAAAATTTATATATTTAATTAAAAAAAATATCCATGGAGAAAACCGGACTCAGCTATGTGGACCTTGTTTATAAGGTATTGGAAAATTGGTATGTGACATTTGCTGAACTTACTCCGAAGTTAATTGTCGGAATTCTGGTATTTACTTTTTTTCTTATTACCAGTAAATACCT is part of the Chryseobacterium lactis genome and encodes:
- a CDS encoding peroxiredoxin, with the protein product MSIKLGDTAPNFQAESSLGDINFYNYLGDSWGILFSHPADYTPVCTTELGYTSKLKSEFDQRGTKVIALSVDAVEDHQSWIKDINETQDTNVEFPIIADKDRKVSELYDFIHPNASATATVRSLLIIDPAKKVRLIITYPASTGRNFNEILRVLDSLQLVDAHTVATPVNWENGEDVIIPPSISTEDARKIFAKGVTEIKPYLRYTPQPNI